The following coding sequences are from one Granulicella aggregans window:
- a CDS encoding tyrosine-protein phosphatase — protein sequence MNPRVLPLNPMVDIHHHLLSGLDDGARDFETSVEMARMAAAEGITHVVCTPHANGEYEFNPAINRQKRDELQAAINAANIPLTLGLGCDFHLSFDNIEAALKDHTPYSINGNGYLLVELPDFGLPKGLTQTYYELRLAHATPILTHPERNQTLQADPKRMEGWLRGGLLVQVTADSVLGKMGKRAELMAHKFLANRWVHFLATDAHSMRGRPPRIREAHEIVARKYGQSYADLICTANPTAVFNGQPLPEQEEPLNLYEDGETKSSWWSRLLGK from the coding sequence ATGAACCCGCGAGTGCTACCCTTAAACCCAATGGTCGACATTCACCACCACCTCCTCTCCGGCCTTGATGATGGCGCTCGCGACTTCGAAACCTCGGTCGAGATGGCCCGCATGGCCGCCGCCGAAGGCATCACCCACGTCGTCTGTACCCCGCACGCTAACGGCGAGTACGAGTTCAACCCTGCCATCAATCGTCAGAAGAGGGACGAGCTCCAGGCCGCGATCAACGCCGCAAACATTCCTCTCACGCTCGGCCTCGGCTGCGACTTCCACCTCTCCTTCGACAACATCGAAGCCGCCTTGAAGGACCACACCCCCTACAGCATCAATGGCAATGGCTACCTGCTCGTCGAACTTCCCGACTTCGGTCTTCCCAAGGGCCTCACCCAGACCTACTACGAGCTCCGCCTCGCCCACGCCACCCCCATCCTCACCCACCCGGAGCGCAACCAGACGCTCCAGGCCGACCCCAAGCGCATGGAAGGCTGGCTACGCGGCGGTCTCCTTGTCCAGGTCACGGCCGACTCGGTTCTCGGCAAGATGGGCAAGCGCGCCGAACTGATGGCGCACAAGTTTCTCGCCAACCGCTGGGTCCACTTCCTCGCCACTGACGCCCACAGCATGCGCGGCCGGCCGCCCCGCATCCGCGAAGCCCACGAGATCGTCGCCAGGAAGTACGGCCAGTCCTACGCCGATCTTATCTGCACCGCAAACCCCACTGCCGTCTTCAATGGACAGCCGCTGCCTGAACAGGAAGAGCCGCTGAACCTCTACGAAGACGGGGAGACGAAGTCCAGCTGGTGGAGCAGGCTCCTGGGCAAATAG
- a CDS encoding aldo/keto reductase, giving the protein MRRRDFLSRSARGLGAAILGGSAVARAALFEPEPLPNKFKASDEVVLGKTGIRTSRLAMGTGTFGYGGRSNQTQLGMSPLTRLLLDGYHDNGLRFFDAADSYGSHPYVASALKQLPRDKVTVLTKTDTRDPAGVRDDLDRFRRELGVDYIDVVLVHCVTEADWTTRYRGVMDVLSEAKQKGVIRAHGVSCHSFSALKAAAASPWVEVDLVRLNPIGSHMDARPEAVIPVIQHMREEGKGIVGMKILGQGDLRDKPAEAIRYALGTGVLDAFTIGAESRQEQDGLTRHIAAA; this is encoded by the coding sequence ATGCGGAGAAGAGACTTTCTTAGCAGGTCGGCCCGAGGTTTGGGCGCAGCTATCCTGGGTGGTTCAGCCGTTGCTCGCGCGGCGTTGTTCGAGCCCGAACCGCTTCCGAATAAGTTCAAGGCAAGTGACGAGGTCGTGCTGGGTAAGACCGGCATCCGAACCAGCCGGCTGGCGATGGGGACGGGCACGTTCGGTTACGGCGGACGGTCGAATCAGACGCAGCTTGGGATGTCTCCGCTGACAAGGCTGTTGTTGGATGGATATCACGATAATGGCCTGCGATTCTTCGATGCGGCGGACTCGTATGGCAGCCATCCTTATGTTGCGTCCGCGCTGAAGCAGCTGCCGCGCGACAAGGTGACGGTTCTGACGAAGACGGACACGCGAGATCCTGCTGGAGTGCGGGACGATCTCGACCGGTTTCGACGGGAGCTGGGTGTGGACTACATTGATGTGGTGCTGGTTCATTGCGTGACCGAGGCGGATTGGACGACGCGTTATCGCGGCGTGATGGATGTGCTTTCGGAGGCGAAGCAGAAGGGTGTCATTCGAGCGCATGGCGTCTCTTGCCACAGCTTTTCGGCGCTGAAGGCTGCGGCTGCATCGCCTTGGGTAGAGGTCGATCTCGTGCGGCTGAATCCGATTGGGTCGCACATGGATGCGCGACCGGAGGCGGTGATTCCGGTGATCCAGCATATGCGGGAGGAGGGTAAGGGCATCGTCGGGATGAAGATTCTGGGGCAGGGTGATCTGCGCGACAAGCCGGCAGAGGCGATTCGTTACGCGCTGGGAACGGGGGTGCTGGACGCGTTTACGATTGGGGCGGAGTCGCGGCAGGAGCAGGATGGGTTGACGCGGCATATCGCGGCGGCGTAA
- a CDS encoding GGDEF domain-containing protein, protein MLTAAQVHSRPASAPVAKVHLVGTISYYDPSDGVLFFQDATGGVYINSGKTYPIRTGDSVTVDGFTHASFRTEVSLDPTITVLGPGKQYPAPEFSYSRLASGEGDCLLVKFRGIVRAQDVELHELTLSTHPSPSIHLDVAMAGGEVEVYLDPSFGANPKSLVDATVEMTGVAGGAFDAKNQLTGIMLYIPSPDFIKVLKQPATRLEDLALTDIDEVFPSRKVDDTSSRLRVRGTLTYYKKGDSAVLEQQGKSIYVQTRQTSDLAIGDVVDAFGFASDREYAPSLTEASVVPTGFSARLTPQAVTYAQAYSGLFSDNLISMSGKVVSQLQGTSSDTLVVDVDGHLVSATLDAGQLAKFLPGSKVQVTGICRIIAGGPFRTPSLFRIEMRSGADAQLLAQPSWWTVRHLLELLAVFLGVAVVIAVWAMLLRQRLLDQTNRIQRSMSIARERSRILEKINSGPTPDALLTMICDAVVSLLPGVECSYLFEEKGQDTPAQAINPANPAKQLYKMDLHGSEGEIVGWIVVSELKGYVPSADRHEVFDMLFEISKLAVNQLLLHRALVHHSTHDALTELPNRRLCDRRFEDALEEARINGSKVAVIYIDVDRFKEVNDQHGHRIGDLYLQQISARLLAAKRQSDTLARIGGDEFLLIMPSDSSYENAETVLSRLEKCFDHPFSIEGRLVLGSASLGFARYPDHGQTTEELKLHADHQMYASKRKRNASVLMVESRSA, encoded by the coding sequence TTGTTGACTGCAGCGCAGGTGCATAGCCGGCCGGCGAGCGCTCCGGTTGCGAAGGTTCATCTAGTCGGAACGATCAGCTATTACGATCCTTCGGACGGGGTCTTGTTCTTCCAGGACGCTACGGGTGGTGTGTACATCAATTCCGGTAAGACCTACCCGATACGAACTGGGGATTCCGTAACGGTCGACGGATTTACGCACGCAAGTTTCCGCACCGAAGTTTCACTCGATCCCACAATTACTGTTTTGGGGCCAGGCAAGCAGTACCCAGCCCCCGAGTTCAGCTATTCAAGGCTGGCCTCCGGCGAGGGAGATTGCCTCCTGGTAAAGTTTCGCGGCATTGTTCGTGCTCAGGATGTCGAGCTGCACGAACTCACACTCTCCACCCATCCTTCCCCTTCGATCCATCTGGATGTGGCCATGGCGGGTGGCGAGGTTGAGGTGTATCTGGACCCATCGTTCGGGGCCAACCCAAAGTCCCTTGTGGATGCGACCGTCGAGATGACCGGCGTGGCGGGCGGAGCCTTTGATGCCAAGAACCAGCTGACGGGAATCATGCTGTACATTCCATCACCCGATTTCATCAAGGTGCTCAAGCAGCCCGCAACCCGGCTGGAAGACCTCGCTCTGACGGACATCGATGAAGTCTTTCCGTCGAGAAAGGTAGACGATACGTCCAGCCGTCTGCGAGTCCGCGGCACCCTCACTTACTATAAGAAGGGCGACTCGGCCGTCCTCGAACAGCAGGGCAAGAGCATCTATGTTCAGACGCGACAGACCTCCGATCTGGCGATCGGGGACGTGGTGGATGCGTTTGGATTTGCCAGCGATCGCGAGTACGCTCCAAGCCTGACCGAGGCCTCTGTCGTACCAACGGGCTTCTCCGCGAGACTCACTCCTCAAGCCGTGACCTACGCACAGGCCTACAGCGGCCTCTTTAGCGACAACCTCATCTCCATGTCGGGGAAGGTCGTCTCTCAGTTGCAAGGTACGAGCTCAGACACGCTTGTCGTCGATGTAGATGGACATCTTGTAAGCGCAACGCTTGATGCTGGACAACTCGCCAAATTTCTTCCCGGCAGCAAGGTGCAGGTAACAGGGATCTGCAGGATTATCGCGGGAGGACCCTTCCGCACTCCCTCCCTCTTTCGCATCGAGATGCGGTCAGGAGCGGATGCCCAGCTACTTGCCCAGCCATCGTGGTGGACCGTGCGTCACCTTCTCGAGCTTCTGGCAGTGTTCCTAGGTGTCGCCGTCGTGATCGCCGTATGGGCGATGTTATTGCGACAGCGGCTACTGGACCAGACGAACCGAATCCAGCGATCCATGTCCATCGCTCGCGAGCGCAGCAGGATTCTCGAGAAGATCAACTCCGGACCCACGCCAGATGCGCTTCTCACGATGATCTGCGACGCGGTGGTCTCGCTTCTTCCCGGCGTGGAATGCTCTTATCTCTTCGAAGAGAAGGGTCAAGACACACCTGCGCAGGCGATCAATCCTGCAAATCCGGCAAAGCAGCTCTACAAGATGGATCTCCACGGCAGCGAAGGAGAGATTGTTGGCTGGATCGTTGTCTCGGAGCTGAAGGGTTACGTGCCGTCTGCTGACCGGCATGAAGTCTTCGATATGCTCTTCGAGATCTCCAAGCTCGCGGTGAACCAGCTCTTGCTCCATCGCGCGCTGGTGCATCACTCTACGCACGACGCTTTGACCGAACTTCCGAACCGCCGCCTGTGTGATCGCCGGTTCGAGGACGCTCTTGAAGAAGCGCGAATCAACGGCAGCAAAGTCGCGGTGATTTATATCGATGTCGACCGCTTCAAAGAAGTGAACGATCAGCACGGTCACCGCATCGGCGATCTTTATCTGCAGCAGATCAGCGCGCGACTGCTAGCCGCCAAGCGGCAGAGCGATACGCTTGCTCGAATTGGTGGCGATGAGTTTCTTCTAATCATGCCGTCGGATTCGTCCTATGAAAATGCCGAAACAGTTCTATCCCGCCTGGAGAAGTGTTTCGACCATCCGTTTTCGATTGAAGGAAGACTGGTGCTGGGATCGGCAAGCCTCGGCTTCGCAAGGTATCCGGACCACGGTCAGACCACCGAGGAGCTGAAGCTCCACGCCGATCACCAGATGTACGCCTCCAAACGTAAGCGGAACGCCTCCGTATTGATGGTCGAGTCGCGCTCCGCATAA
- a CDS encoding AI-2E family transporter: protein MNGSTIKTAGTALMGWWRATTLDALIVSCIWFAGLELIGVAFAPLWAIFGALLQFIPTYGGMIALIGPVLAVAFSGHDEYRLGFVLGLYGLIVVLEGLVIGPYILHRTTRVPWWAAFFGPIVLGILIPFWGVLLAPPLMAVIFAFVRPKPVTPR from the coding sequence ATGAACGGTTCGACGATCAAAACGGCAGGAACGGCGCTCATGGGGTGGTGGCGCGCGACGACGCTCGACGCGCTCATCGTCAGCTGCATCTGGTTTGCGGGTCTTGAATTGATTGGCGTGGCCTTCGCGCCTCTGTGGGCGATCTTTGGCGCCCTGCTCCAGTTCATTCCAACCTATGGCGGAATGATCGCCCTGATCGGGCCGGTGCTGGCCGTCGCCTTCAGCGGGCACGACGAGTACCGGCTCGGTTTTGTGCTGGGACTTTATGGGTTGATCGTGGTGCTGGAAGGGCTGGTCATCGGGCCGTATATCCTGCACCGGACGACGCGCGTGCCGTGGTGGGCGGCATTCTTTGGGCCGATCGTGCTGGGGATTCTGATTCCGTTCTGGGGAGTGCTGCTTGCGCCTCCTCTGATGGCGGTTATTTTCGCCTTCGTCCGGCCCAAGCCGGTGACACCGCGCTGA
- a CDS encoding RDD family protein, with product MKATDFRWPFLIVLGGVILLGNLAEPASLGITSDWSDGRYRFAGGTAPWALGSSVVILVLYFWLMVTPSASALNPLPGIIRRWLAFWIDFVLAIMMVTPILGVIPCIREWRRTGIFEWSFERTSSAPGDGWVTAVTFLLSLTAILAYWAYPLMRGTPSPGSCVLGYQIAPADERPMTVQRAFLRTLVGFVAVCTPYLAPFIKRNRKRGQFWLDEVFGTYAVQLK from the coding sequence GTGAAGGCAACTGACTTCCGCTGGCCATTTCTGATCGTTCTCGGCGGCGTGATACTGCTTGGAAACCTCGCAGAACCAGCAAGCCTGGGTATCACTTCAGACTGGTCTGATGGCCGATATCGTTTCGCCGGAGGAACTGCTCCGTGGGCATTGGGATCATCTGTTGTGATTCTTGTCCTCTACTTTTGGCTCATGGTGACACCCTCCGCGAGCGCGCTAAATCCGCTGCCCGGAATCATCCGGAGATGGCTCGCATTCTGGATTGATTTTGTACTTGCCATCATGATGGTTACGCCGATCCTCGGCGTTATCCCGTGCATCCGCGAGTGGCGCCGGACCGGGATATTTGAGTGGTCTTTTGAGAGAACCTCCTCCGCACCGGGCGATGGTTGGGTGACAGCAGTTACCTTCCTGCTATCCCTCACAGCAATCCTCGCGTACTGGGCATATCCCTTGATGCGCGGAACGCCTTCGCCGGGTTCATGCGTCCTTGGGTATCAAATCGCACCTGCCGACGAAAGACCGATGACCGTTCAAAGAGCATTTCTCAGAACCTTGGTCGGATTTGTAGCAGTCTGCACGCCCTATCTCGCGCCATTTATCAAGCGCAATCGCAAACGAGGACAGTTTTGGCTTGATGAAGTCTTTGGAACTTATGCGGTCCAACTCAAATAG
- the purQ gene encoding phosphoribosylformylglycinamidine synthase subunit PurQ: MKFGVLVFPGSNCDHDTFNVIESHVGRPVSFLWHASEDLEGCDAILVPGGFAYGDYLRTGAIAKFAPVMQSVKKFAANGGLVLGICNGFQILCEAGLLPGALMRNANQHYICKQVHLRTETTDSPFTNALAPGQVLKMPIGHMEGNYFCDDSTLAELKSQGRIAFRYATSTGEVTPQANPNGSLENIAGILSEGKNVLGMMPHPDRSSETLLGSADGLRLFKAMAEALLTTV, translated from the coding sequence ATGAAATTTGGCGTTCTCGTCTTCCCTGGCTCCAACTGCGACCACGACACCTTCAACGTTATCGAGAGCCACGTCGGCCGGCCCGTGAGCTTCCTCTGGCACGCCTCGGAAGACCTCGAAGGCTGTGACGCGATCCTCGTCCCCGGCGGCTTTGCCTATGGCGACTATCTCCGCACCGGTGCCATCGCGAAGTTCGCCCCGGTCATGCAGTCGGTGAAGAAGTTCGCCGCGAACGGGGGCCTGGTCCTGGGAATCTGCAACGGCTTCCAGATCCTTTGCGAAGCCGGCCTGCTGCCCGGAGCGCTGATGCGCAACGCGAATCAGCACTACATCTGCAAGCAGGTCCATCTCCGCACCGAAACAACCGATTCGCCCTTCACCAACGCGCTCGCGCCTGGCCAGGTGCTCAAGATGCCCATCGGCCACATGGAGGGCAACTACTTCTGTGACGATTCCACGCTAGCCGAACTGAAGTCGCAGGGCCGCATCGCCTTCCGCTACGCCACCTCAACAGGCGAAGTCACGCCGCAAGCCAACCCCAACGGCTCGCTCGAAAACATCGCCGGAATTCTCAGCGAGGGCAAAAACGTTCTCGGCATGATGCCCCACCCAGACCGCTCCAGCGAGACGCTTCTTGGCTCCGCCGACGGCCTGCGGCTCTTCAAGGCGATGGCCGAAGCCCTCCTGACAACCGTCTAG
- a CDS encoding DUF2062 domain-containing protein, which translates to MLVREAVREFCRCRILRPLLRQLRGGVTPRRLAWSLAFGIVIGINPSVGLTTLLVIMLAWAFGLNQIASQIGVHAVAPLHLLLFLPFIELGVHLFHTHRLPLSRSQLEHLSRHPFRLFHEIWQWEWHALVVWGIMAVITMPVLARYIRRALVLLMRRNRTLMRGAPQ; encoded by the coding sequence ATGCTTGTGCGAGAGGCCGTGCGCGAATTTTGCCGCTGCAGAATATTGCGCCCGTTGCTACGTCAACTTCGAGGCGGAGTGACGCCGCGCCGTCTGGCGTGGAGTCTCGCCTTTGGCATTGTTATCGGCATTAATCCGTCCGTTGGACTCACTACGCTGCTAGTCATCATGCTTGCCTGGGCCTTTGGTCTCAACCAGATCGCATCACAAATCGGCGTACACGCTGTGGCTCCCCTCCACCTATTGCTGTTTCTTCCATTCATCGAGTTGGGAGTCCATCTTTTTCACACGCATCGACTGCCGCTCAGCAGAAGCCAGCTCGAGCATCTGAGCCGTCATCCGTTTCGCCTCTTTCACGAGATTTGGCAATGGGAGTGGCACGCTCTGGTTGTATGGGGCATTATGGCCGTAATTACGATGCCGGTACTTGCGCGGTATATCCGGCGAGCACTCGTGTTGCTGATGCGTCGAAACAGAACACTGATGCGCGGAGCTCCTCAGTGA
- a CDS encoding alpha-amylase domain-containing protein: MAVMMQAFFWDCPKIEQQEHNWWNHVASKIDDLAKAGISSLWLPPVSKAADHKSMGYDPYDYFDLGDFDQKGGTKTWYGNSEELKALIAKAHAKGIGLYADMVINHNSGADEEEVNPLDGQTRWTKFTPKSGRFPRDWNCFHPSRYEHVMMEGENFAGFPHLCHRNPAVYAAMFEYSRMLIEELGFDGFRFDFVKGFGAWIIGILAKYRYVKDGKEFTPWVVGEYWSGEQDIDAWLEKVNSYTDTQISAFDFPLRYQLKKVCDQPNYDLRNLTYGENILMKRPLHAATFVDNHDMGDDMIVNDKLLAYSFIMVHEGYPSVFWYDYYNNGLARPLTPNGIDALIQAHHKYAGGDSQILHADPDLYIMQRHGWKDDTTDQPGLVYVLNNLGDKWSGTVVKTKWANQKFAPIAWDGHGLYGAVAHPDERTTDADGNAEFPAPPRGYCIYAPVF, encoded by the coding sequence ATGGCAGTCATGATGCAGGCCTTCTTCTGGGATTGCCCGAAGATCGAACAACAGGAACATAACTGGTGGAACCACGTCGCCTCGAAGATCGACGATCTTGCCAAGGCCGGTATCAGTTCCCTCTGGCTGCCTCCAGTTTCGAAGGCGGCAGACCACAAATCCATGGGTTACGACCCCTACGACTACTTTGACCTGGGGGACTTCGATCAGAAGGGTGGCACCAAGACCTGGTACGGCAACTCGGAAGAGCTAAAAGCCCTCATTGCGAAGGCCCACGCAAAAGGGATCGGCCTGTACGCGGACATGGTCATTAACCACAACTCCGGAGCGGACGAAGAGGAGGTCAACCCGCTCGACGGGCAGACCCGCTGGACCAAGTTCACTCCCAAGAGCGGTCGCTTCCCACGCGACTGGAACTGCTTCCACCCCAGCCGCTACGAGCACGTGATGATGGAGGGCGAAAACTTCGCCGGCTTCCCCCACCTCTGTCACCGCAACCCGGCCGTCTACGCGGCCATGTTCGAGTACTCCCGCATGCTCATCGAAGAGCTCGGCTTCGACGGCTTCCGCTTCGACTTCGTCAAGGGCTTCGGCGCATGGATCATCGGCATCCTTGCCAAGTACCGCTACGTCAAGGACGGCAAGGAGTTCACCCCATGGGTCGTCGGCGAATACTGGTCCGGCGAGCAGGACATCGACGCGTGGCTGGAGAAGGTCAACAGCTACACCGACACCCAGATCTCCGCCTTCGACTTCCCGCTTCGCTATCAACTCAAGAAGGTCTGCGACCAGCCGAACTACGATCTCCGCAACCTCACCTACGGCGAAAACATCCTGATGAAGCGCCCGCTGCACGCGGCCACCTTCGTCGATAACCACGACATGGGCGACGATATGATCGTCAATGACAAGCTGCTCGCCTACTCGTTCATCATGGTCCACGAGGGCTACCCGAGCGTCTTCTGGTATGACTACTACAACAACGGCCTCGCCCGTCCGCTTACGCCGAACGGCATCGACGCTCTCATCCAGGCCCACCACAAGTACGCCGGGGGCGACAGCCAGATCCTCCACGCCGACCCCGACCTCTACATCATGCAGCGCCATGGGTGGAAGGACGACACCACCGACCAACCCGGCCTCGTGTACGTGCTGAATAACCTCGGCGACAAGTGGTCCGGCACGGTGGTCAAGACGAAATGGGCTAACCAGAAGTTCGCCCCCATTGCCTGGGATGGCCACGGACTCTACGGCGCAGTCGCTCACCCCGACGAGCGCACCACCGACGCCGACGGCAACGCCGAGTTCCCCGCCCCACCGCGCGGCTACTGCATCTACGCTCCGGTCTTCTAG